In the genome of Deinococcus sp. QL22, one region contains:
- a CDS encoding alpha-N-arabinofuranosidase: MTQFQSSPSAVPAQASVALHTGRTVGEISPLIFGGFAEHMGRCIYEGIYDPESPLSDERGLRLDVMAALRETNYRIMRYPGGNFVSGYRWTDGIGPKAERPRRRALAWRSIETNQFGPHEFMEFARELGTEPMWAVNLGTGSIQDAADLVEYMNLPTGTLYSDLRAANGHPEPYGVKYWCLGNEMDGPWQIGQMDAATYAEKAVQAAKLMRWMDPSIKTIACGSSATSMAGYPDWDMTVLNQAYDQIDYFSMHHYAANPYPTISNTEGLPLDTDSYLASSIHFAEHADTLAAAIRVAKAKNHSKRDVHLCWDEWNVWYRAKGGDGDWSEAPHILEEEYNLEDALVVATWLNTFLNKADVVKIACIAQIVNVIAPLMTRRDGMFRQTIFYPLTLFSTHAAGHALDALVRAPMRDTKRYGGVSQLDVSASFDEATGQGATFLVNRSQTEALEVTVTWENGAPQAITQAWQMSGPDPMAGNSFDTPDAVTAQPIAAPVLDGAQATLLLPPLSFTTLLSQHPQP, translated from the coding sequence TTGACCCAGTTCCAATCCAGTCCCTCCGCCGTTCCCGCTCAGGCCAGCGTCGCCCTTCATACGGGGCGTACTGTCGGTGAGATCTCTCCCCTCATTTTTGGGGGATTTGCCGAGCACATGGGCCGCTGTATTTATGAGGGCATCTATGATCCCGAGTCTCCCCTGTCCGATGAGCGCGGCCTGCGCCTCGACGTGATGGCGGCCCTGCGCGAAACCAATTACCGGATCATGCGTTATCCGGGCGGCAATTTCGTGTCGGGCTACCGCTGGACAGATGGCATTGGCCCCAAGGCCGAGCGCCCGCGCCGACGTGCGCTGGCCTGGCGCTCCATAGAAACAAACCAATTCGGGCCACACGAATTTATGGAATTTGCCCGCGAACTGGGCACCGAACCGATGTGGGCCGTGAATCTCGGCACCGGCAGCATTCAAGACGCCGCCGACCTGGTGGAATACATGAATTTGCCCACAGGCACGCTTTACAGCGATCTGCGGGCCGCCAATGGACACCCTGAACCCTACGGCGTGAAGTACTGGTGCCTCGGCAACGAGATGGACGGCCCCTGGCAGATCGGGCAGATGGACGCGGCCACCTACGCCGAAAAAGCGGTGCAAGCGGCCAAGTTGATGCGCTGGATGGATCCCAGCATCAAGACCATCGCCTGCGGTTCGTCGGCCACTTCTATGGCAGGCTACCCCGATTGGGATATGACCGTGCTGAACCAAGCCTACGACCAGATCGACTATTTTTCCATGCATCACTACGCGGCCAACCCCTATCCCACCATTTCTAATACTGAAGGGTTGCCGCTGGACACCGATTCTTACCTCGCCAGCAGCATTCACTTTGCTGAACACGCCGATACGCTGGCCGCCGCGATCCGGGTCGCCAAGGCCAAAAACCACTCCAAGCGGGACGTGCACCTGTGCTGGGACGAGTGGAACGTGTGGTACCGCGCCAAAGGCGGCGACGGAGACTGGAGCGAGGCCCCGCACATTCTGGAGGAGGAATACAACCTCGAAGACGCGCTGGTGGTGGCGACATGGCTCAACACCTTCCTCAACAAGGCCGATGTGGTCAAAATCGCCTGCATCGCCCAGATCGTGAACGTGATCGCGCCGCTGATGACCCGCAGAGACGGCATGTTCCGCCAGACCATTTTTTACCCGCTGACCCTGTTCAGCACGCACGCGGCAGGCCACGCCCTCGACGCGCTGGTCCGTGCGCCCATGCGCGATACCAAGCGGTACGGCGGTGTAAGTCAACTCGACGTGTCGGCCAGCTTCGACGAGGCCACCGGGCAGGGCGCGACCTTTCTGGTCAACCGCTCTCAGACCGAGGCGCTGGAAGTGACCGTGACCTGGGAAAATGGTGCGCCGCAGGCTATTACGCAGGCGTGGCAGATGAGCGGCCCCGACCCGATGGCAGGCAACTCCTTCGATACGCCCGACGCCGTAACCGCCCAGCCTATCGCCGCGCCCGTACTGGACGGCGCTCAGGCCACATTGCTGCTGCCCCCCCTCTCGTTCACCACCCTGCTGTCTCAACATCCTCAGCCCTGA
- a CDS encoding extracellular solute-binding protein codes for MRLSPLLALGLALTSAAHAQTNVVFWDFFAGGDGARMKQIVDNFNASQTAIKVQRTTQTWGNPFYTKVHTAVIAGQTPDLMTYHLSATPAGLQRKDLRAFSTADLALGGLKSTDFQANLVATLNTDAKNAGTTGLYGLPLDTHTFVVYFNKDVLKKAGVLGANGKLLPMKSVADLTKTLQTIKTKTGVTPLALSSNQDSASVWRLWYSLFLQQGGTLVKDGKLSLTDLDTKGRAALQIMADWSKDGLITKNVTYPAGVALFTAGRAAMMLNGNWEVPTMVDAKAKNQLKFDYGIMSFPALYGTNPSTWADSHLLAIPNNAKTVMTPEKLKAVMTFIAYVNKQGGNTWAGGGHIPSYLPTQASAAYKGMQPNTQYSATSAKAARLEPTNAIFGVGGPVYDAVGVNFTPVLLGQATAQQGIAKLKTALQNFAK; via the coding sequence ATGCGTTTATCTCCCTTGCTCGCCCTCGGTTTGGCTCTCACCAGCGCCGCTCACGCCCAGACCAACGTGGTTTTCTGGGACTTTTTCGCTGGCGGCGACGGTGCCCGCATGAAGCAGATCGTGGATAATTTCAACGCTTCCCAAACCGCCATCAAGGTGCAGCGCACGACCCAGACGTGGGGCAACCCGTTTTACACCAAAGTGCATACGGCGGTCATTGCCGGACAGACGCCCGACTTGATGACCTACCACCTGTCGGCCACGCCCGCCGGACTCCAGAGAAAAGATTTGCGGGCGTTCAGCACGGCTGATTTGGCCCTAGGCGGACTCAAGAGTACGGATTTTCAAGCCAACCTGGTGGCTACCCTAAACACCGATGCCAAAAACGCCGGCACGACAGGGCTATACGGGCTTCCCCTCGATACCCATACCTTCGTGGTTTATTTCAACAAAGACGTGCTGAAAAAAGCGGGGGTGTTGGGCGCAAACGGCAAGCTGCTGCCCATGAAAAGCGTGGCCGACCTGACCAAAACGCTACAGACCATCAAGACCAAAACCGGCGTAACGCCGCTCGCCCTCAGCAGCAACCAGGATTCAGCGTCGGTTTGGCGTCTGTGGTACAGCCTCTTCCTTCAGCAGGGCGGCACACTGGTCAAAGACGGCAAACTCTCGCTCACCGACCTCGATACCAAAGGCCGCGCCGCGCTGCAAATCATGGCCGACTGGAGCAAAGACGGCCTGATCACCAAAAACGTGACTTACCCGGCGGGCGTTGCACTCTTTACCGCCGGACGAGCCGCCATGATGCTCAACGGCAACTGGGAAGTGCCCACGATGGTCGACGCCAAAGCCAAAAATCAGTTGAAATTCGACTACGGCATCATGAGTTTCCCCGCCCTGTACGGCACCAATCCCAGCACGTGGGCCGACTCTCATCTGCTGGCTATTCCCAACAACGCCAAAACGGTCATGACGCCTGAAAAACTAAAAGCAGTGATGACGTTCATCGCCTACGTGAACAAGCAAGGCGGCAACACCTGGGCGGGCGGCGGCCACATTCCCTCGTACCTGCCCACGCAGGCCAGCGCGGCCTACAAAGGCATGCAGCCCAACACCCAGTACTCGGCCACCTCTGCCAAAGCGGCCCGTTTGGAACCCACCAACGCCATCTTCGGTGTGGGTGGCCCCGTGTATGACGCAGTCGGCGTGAACTTTACGCCCGTGCTGCTGGGCCAAGCGACTGCCCAACAAGGCATCGCCAAGCTCAAAACCGCCCTGCAAAACTTTGCGAAGTAA
- a CDS encoding carbohydrate ABC transporter permease produces the protein MTSSPAPAPAAVPGRAAQLRQRYLTAALLVVPFLALYVLFLIYPTFRVLQLSFTNADLTGNGSYVGLQNYVRLFGEPTFWTALLNTLLFIALTAVPNTLIGLGLALLILRLNRLKNVVLAAFFLPYVLPVSVVTNVWNWVLDSNFGLFNFLTGSTVTWFQDPVWALPSVAFVTIWWTVGFNILLFIAGLRNISPEIYEAAALDGAAGWRLFRSITWPNLWPVTSLILLLQLIAQFKIFDQIYLLTQGGPFDKTLVLLLYAYREGFQQQRGGYSSTIGVVLMAVILLVSVIQLRLLNRGEKS, from the coding sequence ATGACCAGTTCTCCCGCCCCTGCCCCGGCTGCCGTGCCGGGACGCGCCGCGCAACTTCGCCAGCGGTATCTCACGGCGGCGTTGCTGGTGGTGCCGTTTTTGGCGCTGTACGTGTTGTTCCTGATCTATCCCACCTTCCGCGTGCTGCAACTGAGCTTTACCAACGCCGACCTCACGGGCAACGGCTCTTACGTGGGCCTGCAAAACTACGTGCGGCTGTTCGGAGAACCCACCTTCTGGACGGCGCTGCTGAATACCCTGCTGTTTATTGCGCTGACCGCCGTGCCCAATACCCTGATCGGGCTGGGGCTGGCGCTACTGATCTTGAGGCTGAACCGCCTGAAAAATGTGGTGCTGGCCGCGTTTTTCTTGCCGTATGTGCTGCCCGTCAGCGTGGTCACCAACGTCTGGAACTGGGTGCTGGATTCCAACTTCGGCCTGTTCAATTTCCTCACGGGCAGCACCGTCACCTGGTTTCAAGACCCGGTATGGGCGTTGCCCTCGGTGGCCTTCGTGACGATCTGGTGGACGGTAGGCTTCAATATCCTGCTGTTCATTGCCGGGCTACGCAACATCTCACCCGAAATCTATGAGGCGGCGGCGCTGGACGGTGCGGCGGGCTGGCGGCTGTTCCGGTCTATTACGTGGCCCAACCTGTGGCCCGTGACCAGCCTGATTTTGCTGCTGCAACTGATCGCCCAATTCAAGATCTTCGACCAGATTTACCTGCTGACTCAGGGCGGCCCATTCGATAAAACGCTGGTGCTGCTGCTCTACGCTTACCGCGAAGGCTTTCAGCAACAGCGGGGCGGCTATTCGTCCACCATCGGCGTCGTGCTGATGGCCGTGATCTTGCTGGTGTCGGTCATTCAACTGCGCCTGCTCAACCGGGGGGAAAAATCATGA
- a CDS encoding carbohydrate ABC transporter permease: protein MTSSPPLSPAVPVVRPAPSLRRRLSHLPGAVVTFLTLLLAGAWVFPLYWAFVTSLKPENDTVALPPTLWPTTIDFSAYTYIFENSPVVRWYLNSVVSSLIITVLVLLLSMLCAYALSQINFRGRRWLYWLILAGFMIPFQASLIPLFILVNKLGLVNDSLGLILPQLAAPVAVVIYKQFFDQIPGELGDAARIDGASEARVLFSIFLPLNWSITFSLAIVTFIAAWNNFLWPFIVMNDTAKLTIPVGITQVQSAYGVAYAKTMATAVTAAVPTIFAYLIFQRRVTEGVMATAGLKG, encoded by the coding sequence ATGACCAGTAGCCCGCCGCTTTCTCCCGCTGTTCCGGTGGTACGCCCGGCCCCCTCGCTGCGCCGCCGCCTCTCGCATCTGCCCGGCGCGGTGGTCACGTTCCTGACGCTGCTGCTGGCTGGTGCATGGGTCTTTCCGCTGTACTGGGCCTTCGTCACCTCGCTCAAGCCTGAAAACGACACCGTGGCGCTGCCGCCGACGCTGTGGCCTACCACCATAGATTTCAGCGCCTACACCTATATTTTTGAAAACAGTCCAGTGGTGCGCTGGTACCTCAACAGCGTCGTCAGTTCGCTGATCATTACGGTGCTGGTGCTGCTGCTGTCCATGCTGTGCGCCTACGCGCTGTCGCAGATCAACTTCCGGGGGCGGCGCTGGCTGTACTGGCTGATTCTGGCCGGATTCATGATTCCGTTTCAGGCCAGCCTGATTCCGCTGTTCATCCTGGTGAACAAGCTGGGGCTGGTCAACGACTCGTTGGGACTGATCCTGCCGCAATTGGCCGCCCCAGTCGCGGTGGTGATCTACAAGCAGTTTTTTGACCAGATCCCCGGAGAACTGGGCGACGCGGCCCGCATCGACGGAGCCAGTGAAGCGAGAGTCCTGTTCAGTATTTTCTTGCCCCTGAACTGGAGCATCACCTTTTCGCTGGCTATCGTCACCTTTATTGCCGCCTGGAACAACTTCCTGTGGCCGTTTATCGTCATGAACGACACCGCTAAACTGACCATTCCGGTGGGTATCACGCAGGTGCAGTCGGCCTACGGTGTGGCCTACGCCAAAACAATGGCGACCGCCGTTACTGCCGCCGTGCCCACCATTTTCGCCTACCTGATCTTTCAGCGCCGCGTAACCGAAGGCGTGATGGCGACGGCGGGCCTGAAAGGCTAG
- a CDS encoding ribulokinase, translating into MAALPLYTIGIDYGTESGRAAVIRTSDGFALAEAVTPYAHGVMDRRLPDGTPLGREWALQHPQDYLDVLQQAVPAALAASGISPDQVVGIGIDFTACTVLPTQRDGTPLCFLPEYAGRPHAWVKLWKHHAAQPQADRINALAEARNEPWLARYGGKISSEWLFAKALQVLEEDPDVYAHAGRFIEAADWVIWQLTGVETRNACTAGYKAMVQGGEYPPADYFAALNPAFADVVNEKLSRDLSPLGGLAGHLTEQAAQWTGLLPGTAVAVANVDAHVTAPAAGVTGPGQLVAIMGTSTCHVLISETLADVPGMCGVVDGGIVPGQYGYEAGQSGVGDIFAWLVKHLVPPEYVDRAREAGVSLHSILEQDAAQQRPGEHGLMALDWWNGNRSVLVDANLSGVIVGLTLATRAPDIYRALIEATAYGTRIIIENFEASGVPVHELVIAGGLKKNRMLMQIYADVTGRPLSVLDVEQGPALGSAMHAAVAAGVYPDIGAAAAVMGRVQRGVYTPNPNHQAVYDRLYAEYLTLHDYFGRGLNDVMKRLKQLAGEAVPPASAPDTVSAAPLEVAR; encoded by the coding sequence ATGGCCGCACTTCCCCTCTACACCATCGGCATCGATTACGGCACCGAGTCGGGCCGCGCCGCCGTTATCCGTACCAGCGACGGCTTTGCACTGGCCGAAGCGGTTACGCCCTACGCGCACGGGGTCATGGATCGCCGCCTCCCCGACGGCACGCCCCTGGGCCGCGAGTGGGCGCTGCAACACCCGCAAGATTATCTGGACGTGCTTCAGCAGGCCGTTCCCGCTGCGCTGGCCGCTTCCGGTATCTCGCCTGATCAGGTGGTCGGGATCGGTATTGATTTCACGGCCTGCACGGTGTTGCCGACCCAGCGTGACGGCACGCCGCTGTGCTTCCTGCCCGAATACGCGGGCCGCCCGCACGCCTGGGTCAAGCTCTGGAAACATCACGCCGCGCAGCCGCAGGCCGACCGCATCAATGCGCTGGCTGAAGCACGAAACGAACCCTGGCTGGCCCGCTACGGCGGCAAGATCAGCAGCGAATGGCTGTTTGCCAAAGCCTTACAGGTGTTGGAAGAAGACCCGGACGTTTATGCCCACGCGGGGCGGTTTATCGAGGCCGCCGACTGGGTGATCTGGCAACTGACGGGCGTGGAAACCCGCAACGCCTGCACCGCTGGTTACAAGGCGATGGTTCAGGGCGGCGAGTACCCACCCGCCGACTATTTCGCCGCGCTGAATCCGGCCTTTGCCGATGTAGTGAACGAAAAACTGAGCCGCGACCTGAGTCCACTGGGCGGCCTGGCCGGACACCTGACCGAGCAGGCCGCCCAGTGGACAGGCCTCTTGCCCGGAACCGCCGTCGCGGTGGCGAATGTGGACGCTCACGTGACTGCCCCCGCAGCGGGGGTGACCGGGCCGGGGCAACTGGTAGCGATCATGGGCACGAGTACCTGCCATGTGCTGATCAGTGAAACGCTGGCCGACGTACCGGGCATGTGCGGCGTCGTGGACGGCGGCATCGTGCCCGGCCAGTACGGTTACGAGGCGGGCCAAAGTGGGGTGGGCGACATTTTTGCGTGGCTGGTGAAGCATCTGGTGCCGCCCGAATACGTTGACCGGGCGCGGGAAGCGGGAGTCTCGCTGCATAGCATTTTGGAGCAGGACGCCGCGCAGCAGCGCCCCGGCGAACACGGCCTGATGGCGCTGGATTGGTGGAACGGCAACCGCAGCGTACTGGTTGATGCCAACCTCAGCGGAGTGATCGTGGGCCTGACGCTCGCCACCCGCGCCCCCGACATTTACCGCGCCCTGATCGAGGCCACCGCCTACGGCACGCGGATCATCATTGAGAATTTTGAAGCCAGCGGCGTGCCCGTGCATGAACTGGTGATCGCAGGCGGCCTGAAGAAAAACCGCATGCTGATGCAGATCTATGCCGATGTCACCGGGCGGCCCCTGAGCGTACTGGACGTGGAGCAAGGCCCAGCGTTGGGAAGTGCCATGCACGCCGCCGTTGCCGCTGGGGTGTATCCCGATATTGGGGCCGCCGCCGCCGTGATGGGCCGGGTGCAGCGCGGCGTGTACACCCCCAATCCCAACCATCAAGCCGTATACGACAGGTTATATGCCGAGTACCTGACCCTGCACGACTACTTTGGACGCGGCCTGAACGACGTCATGAAGCGCCTGAAACAACTGGCTGGGGAAGCTGTCCCGCCCGCCTCTGCCCCCGACACCGTCTCTGCCGCACCCCTAGAGGTGGCCCGGTGA
- a CDS encoding L-ribulose-5-phosphate 4-epimerase, translating into MTRPGSLQTVREDLTRLHLELPKNGLVTWTSGNISARVSGGMLIKPSGVTFEDLKPEQMVHTDLDAQILETHSLSPSSDTATHAYIYRHLPDVGGIVHTHSPYATAWAANAREIPCFLTAMADEFGGPIPCGGFAPIGGEEIGAEVVRVLRGHRSPAIILQNHGVFTVGKTPQAALKAAVMCEDVARTAFLATQLGNPVPLDPADIDRLYTRYTTVYGQRAASTGEPTP; encoded by the coding sequence GTGACGCGGCCCGGTTCGCTCCAGACCGTGCGGGAAGACCTGACCCGTCTGCATCTGGAACTCCCCAAAAACGGCCTGGTAACGTGGACAAGCGGCAATATCAGTGCGCGGGTGTCGGGCGGAATGCTGATCAAGCCCAGCGGCGTCACGTTCGAAGACTTGAAGCCAGAGCAGATGGTGCACACCGATCTAGACGCCCAAATTCTGGAAACGCACAGCCTCAGCCCCAGCAGCGATACCGCCACCCACGCTTACATCTACCGCCACCTGCCCGATGTGGGCGGCATCGTGCATACCCACAGCCCGTATGCCACCGCCTGGGCCGCCAACGCCCGCGAGATTCCCTGCTTCCTGACCGCGATGGCCGACGAGTTCGGCGGGCCGATTCCCTGCGGCGGATTCGCGCCCATCGGCGGCGAGGAAATCGGCGCGGAGGTCGTGCGGGTGCTGCGCGGCCACCGTTCGCCCGCCATCATCTTGCAAAATCACGGGGTCTTTACGGTAGGAAAGACGCCGCAGGCCGCCCTCAAAGCCGCCGTGATGTGCGAAGACGTGGCGAGGACAGCGTTTTTAGCGACGCAACTCGGCAACCCTGTTCCCCTTGACCCCGCCGACATAGACCGCCTCTACACCCGCTATACCACCGTGTATGGTCAGCGGGCCGCCTCAACCGGAGAACCCACGCCTTGA
- the araA gene encoding L-arabinose isomerase codes for MKHLDTPKLWFVCGSQHLYGPEVIQQVAAHAQTIAEALDAAPALPLPLISKGVLTTPDEIRALCLQANADPTCAGLVLWMHTFSPAKMWIGGLSSLSKPFVHLHTQFERDLPWDSIDMDYMNLNQSAHGDREAGFLHTRMRLERKVVVGHWSDPEVQTRLGVWARAAWAWNDWQGAKFVRFGDNMRQVAVTEGDKVSAELRFGFSVNTHAVGDLVERVNAVTEAEIDALIQTYGVEYDVAPELQPGGERHSSLRDGARIEAGMRAFLEEGAYRGFTDTFEDLHGLKQLPGLATQRLMAEGYGFGGEGDWKTSALVRAMKVMAHDLPGGTSFMEDYTYHLAPGQHQVLGSHMLEICPSIAAARPRLEVHALGIGGKDDPVRLVFDAELGAAINVSLIDLGSRFRVIVNEVESVEHPGLPKLPVARAVWECKPDFKTACAAWIYAGGAHHTGYSTAVTTEHIEDFAAIAGVELAVIDGGTGLRDFRQNLRLNDLYYVLAQGLRV; via the coding sequence TTGAAACACCTCGACACTCCCAAACTCTGGTTCGTCTGCGGCTCACAGCATTTGTACGGCCCCGAAGTGATTCAGCAGGTGGCGGCTCACGCCCAGACCATCGCTGAGGCGCTGGACGCCGCGCCTGCCCTCCCGTTGCCCCTGATTTCCAAGGGCGTGCTGACCACGCCGGACGAGATTCGCGCCCTGTGCTTGCAGGCCAACGCCGACCCCACCTGCGCCGGATTGGTGCTGTGGATGCACACCTTTAGCCCCGCCAAAATGTGGATTGGCGGCCTGAGCAGCCTCAGCAAACCCTTCGTGCACCTGCACACCCAGTTCGAGCGAGACCTGCCCTGGGACAGCATCGACATGGATTACATGAACCTGAACCAGTCGGCGCACGGTGACCGCGAGGCCGGATTCCTGCATACCCGCATGCGGCTGGAACGCAAAGTCGTGGTGGGCCACTGGAGCGACCCCGAAGTGCAGACCCGTTTGGGCGTGTGGGCGCGGGCAGCCTGGGCCTGGAACGACTGGCAGGGCGCGAAATTCGTGCGCTTTGGCGACAATATGCGTCAGGTGGCCGTGACCGAGGGCGACAAGGTCAGTGCCGAACTGCGCTTCGGCTTCAGCGTGAATACCCACGCGGTGGGCGACCTCGTGGAGCGTGTGAATGCTGTGACCGAGGCCGAGATAGACGCCCTGATTCAGACCTATGGGGTTGAATACGACGTGGCCCCCGAATTGCAACCGGGCGGCGAGCGGCACAGTTCCCTGCGCGACGGCGCACGCATTGAGGCCGGAATGCGGGCCTTCTTGGAAGAGGGCGCCTACCGGGGCTTCACCGATACGTTTGAAGACCTGCACGGCCTGAAGCAGTTGCCGGGCCTCGCCACCCAACGCCTGATGGCCGAGGGCTACGGCTTTGGCGGAGAGGGCGACTGGAAAACGTCAGCCTTGGTTCGCGCCATGAAAGTGATGGCCCACGATTTGCCGGGTGGCACGTCGTTTATGGAGGATTACACCTACCACCTCGCACCGGGTCAGCATCAGGTGCTCGGTTCGCACATGCTGGAAATCTGCCCCAGTATCGCGGCGGCGCGGCCCCGGCTGGAAGTGCATGCCCTCGGCATCGGCGGCAAAGACGACCCGGTACGCCTGGTGTTCGACGCCGAGTTGGGCGCGGCCATCAACGTGTCGTTGATCGACCTTGGGAGCCGCTTCCGGGTGATCGTGAACGAGGTGGAATCGGTGGAACATCCGGGGCTGCCCAAATTGCCAGTAGCGCGGGCCGTCTGGGAATGCAAACCCGATTTCAAAACCGCCTGCGCCGCGTGGATCTATGCGGGCGGAGCGCACCACACGGGCTACAGCACCGCCGTGACCACCGAACACATCGAGGACTTTGCGGCCATCGCAGGCGTCGAACTGGCGGTGATTGACGGGGGAACCGGGCTGCGCGACTTCCGACAGAATTTGCGCCTGAACGACCTGTATTACGTGCTGGCGCAGGGGTTGAGAGTATGA
- a CDS encoding arabinan endo-1,5-alpha-L-arabinosidase: MKGRMGFLGLTALLGGALACTALALGGGLPDVQPTLRGDLNIHDPTVLRLPGGYVAMGTGYEGIDAGTLRLKTSADGVTWADAGHLGNTQPAWVAKVLGETPPNLWAPSLYQRGSVTYLYYSASTFGKNTSGIGLMTHAKLDPKRPSVGWVDRGLVLSSKAGDSFNAIDPARLDTADGRAWLAYGSWWDGIRLRELDPVGGLVKPGTSEIRLASRGGRAIEAPSLVQHGGYTYLFVSFDRCCAGLSSTYQIMVGRSRSVTGPYLDRAGRSLLEGGGTEIQASKGRFVGPGGQEMFRTARGDALAYHFYDGDQGGTPILQTSPIVWGADGWPTLPALPLGETP, encoded by the coding sequence ATGAAAGGCCGAATGGGTTTCTTGGGTCTCACGGCACTGCTGGGCGGAGCGTTGGCCTGCACAGCTTTAGCACTGGGCGGCGGCTTACCAGATGTGCAACCCACCCTGCGCGGCGACCTGAATATTCACGACCCGACGGTGCTGCGTCTGCCGGGCGGCTACGTGGCGATGGGCACCGGCTACGAGGGCATCGACGCGGGAACACTGCGCCTGAAAACTTCGGCGGATGGCGTGACCTGGGCCGACGCCGGACACCTGGGCAATACCCAGCCCGCCTGGGTCGCTAAGGTGCTGGGCGAAACCCCGCCCAACCTGTGGGCACCCAGCCTGTACCAGCGGGGCAGCGTCACCTACCTCTACTATTCCGCGTCTACCTTTGGGAAAAACACCAGCGGCATTGGCCTGATGACCCACGCCAAACTTGACCCTAAGCGCCCCAGCGTGGGCTGGGTCGACCGGGGCCTGGTGCTGTCCAGCAAAGCCGGAGACTCCTTCAATGCCATCGATCCGGCCCGCCTCGATACTGCCGATGGGCGGGCGTGGCTGGCCTACGGCTCGTGGTGGGACGGCATTCGCCTGCGCGAACTCGACCCGGTCGGCGGGCTGGTCAAACCCGGCACATCCGAAATCCGGCTGGCTTCCCGTGGGGGCCGGGCCATAGAAGCCCCCAGTTTGGTGCAGCACGGCGGCTACACCTACCTGTTCGTGTCGTTTGACCGCTGCTGCGCGGGCCTGAGTAGCACTTACCAGATCATGGTGGGCCGCTCGCGCAGTGTGACTGGGCCGTACCTAGACCGCGCCGGACGCTCCCTGTTGGAAGGCGGCGGCACAGAAATACAGGCCAGCAAGGGCCGGTTTGTTGGGCCGGGCGGTCAAGAAATGTTCCGCACGGCAAGGGGCGACGCGTTGGCCTACCACTTTTACGACGGAGATCAGGGCGGCACGCCCATTCTGCAAACCTCGCCCATCGTGTGGGGCGCAGACGGCTGGCCCACGCTGCCCGCCCTGCCCCTGGGAGAAACACCATGA
- a CDS encoding alcohol dehydrogenase catalytic domain-containing protein: MTHLNLTETPPKAHDAAVLTAPGTFAFVQRELAAPAPGEVTVRVRAVGVCGSDIHMYQDGRIGTTEILSPLVLGHEFMGEIVAAPQGSTDGEGRPLHPGMRVAVEPHVACGHCRACLEGHPNLCPDHTFMGVFPRDGALQTFLNVPAHNTFALPDQITDVGGAMLEPLGVALHALRLGHVRVGDRAAVVGAGPIGLLLVALLRLNGVTALHVTEPLAWRRELAAQLGASSTAAGFSAPHDSLYDVVFEAAWADASVQDAALLARPGARVVLVGIPGDDQMTVQHSLARRKGLSLIFARRMAHTYPAAIALVSGGLLDVDQLVSDVYPLAEVERAFQRHVQYEPGVIKVMVTV, from the coding sequence ATGACCCACCTGAACCTGACCGAGACTCCACCCAAGGCCCATGACGCCGCCGTGCTGACCGCCCCCGGCACCTTTGCCTTCGTGCAGCGCGAGCTTGCCGCACCAGCCCCCGGAGAAGTCACTGTGCGAGTGCGCGCTGTGGGGGTATGCGGCTCTGACATTCACATGTACCAGGATGGGCGGATTGGCACCACCGAAATTCTGTCGCCGCTGGTGCTGGGGCACGAATTTATGGGCGAAATCGTGGCTGCACCGCAAGGCAGCACGGACGGAGAAGGGCGGCCTCTGCACCCCGGAATGCGCGTGGCGGTGGAACCCCATGTGGCCTGCGGGCACTGCCGCGCCTGCCTGGAAGGTCATCCCAACCTCTGCCCCGATCACACGTTTATGGGCGTGTTTCCGCGTGACGGAGCGCTGCAAACCTTTTTGAACGTGCCTGCCCACAACACTTTTGCCCTACCAGACCAGATCACTGATGTGGGCGGCGCGATGCTGGAACCGTTGGGCGTGGCCCTGCACGCGCTGAGGCTGGGGCACGTGCGGGTGGGCGACCGGGCAGCGGTGGTGGGCGCCGGGCCGATTGGCCTGCTGCTGGTGGCCCTCCTGCGCCTGAACGGAGTCACGGCCCTGCATGTGACCGAGCCGCTGGCGTGGCGGCGTGAGTTGGCCGCGCAACTGGGCGCGAGCAGCACCGCCGCCGGGTTTTCTGCCCCGCACGACAGCCTGTATGACGTGGTGTTCGAGGCCGCCTGGGCCGACGCCTCGGTGCAGGACGCGGCGCTACTGGCCCGGCCCGGTGCGCGGGTGGTGCTGGTGGGCATTCCCGGCGACGACCAGATGACCGTGCAGCATTCATTGGCCCGCCGCAAAGGGTTATCCCTCATCTTTGCGCGGCGCATGGCCCACACCTATCCGGCAGCCATCGCGTTGGTCTCAGGCGGGTTGCTGGACGTCGATCAATTGGTCAGCGACGTGTATCCGCTGGCCGAAGTAGAGCGGGCTTTCCAGCGGCACGTACAGTATGAACCGGGCGTCATCAAGGTAATGGTGACGGTCTAA